GCTGATGAAATGCCCAAATTGCCATCAAAATATGAGGGTACTTGGATAGAAGAAAAATATAATTCATACCCCAGCCAGGGCAATGAAAACTGGATTAAAAATAGGCTAATGGAAGTTGTGAATTTTAGAGATTCAAAGAATATAAAGGTTTTTTGTGGCGAGTTCGGTGTTTATATGAAAAATAGTGAGAATGAAGACAGGGTAAAGTGGTATAAAGTGGTTAGAGAATTTTTTGAAGACCATAAAATTCCCTGGACAATGTGGGATTACAAAGGTGGGTTTGGATTATTTGAGAAGGGAAGTAATGAACTGTTCGAATATGATTTAAATGTGCCACTGCTTAAAGCACTCAAACTTAATGTACCTGAACAAAAAGAGTTTAAAATTGTGCCTGATAGTGTTGGTTTTAATATCTATGACGATTATCCTGGCAAGATGATTGAAATGGCCGGCTGGAATGAAGGCTATCTTGACTTATATAACAGTGATGCTGCTATCGGAAATTTTTGCATTTACTGGACTAATGCAAAACGATATAATTCTATTGCTTTTAATTTCTTGATTGATAAAGATTTAACGTATTTGTTAGAAAATAATTATTTCTTAGTAATGTATATTAAAGGTAACAGTCCCAATACAGAAATTGATATAAGATTTGTAGATACTAAGGAAAGTGATGAGGATCATCCATGGAGAAAAAAGTACACTATTGATGATAATGTGGTTAGTTGGGATGGTACATGGCAAAATATAGCTATATCTCTGAGTGATTTTGTAGATGGTGGTTCATGGGATAATGGTAAGTGGTATGAACCTGTTCCTGGTGCTTTTGATTGGGGAAAAGTGGATTTGTTTGAAATAGTAGCTGAGCATCGCAATTTAGATGATGCTGAATTATGGTTTGATGGGATCGCGATTAAAAATGAGTTTTCAATTCGTGATGAACCTGCCAGCATACCAGAGAGAATTGTCCTGTATCAAAATTTCCCAAATCCTTTTAATGATAGAACCATCATTAAATTCTACCTTCCTAAATATCTAAATGTCAATGTGGAGATATACGATCTGATGGGTAGGAAAATTGCCCAGATTTTTGAGGGATATTATGGTAAAGGATTATATGAGTTAAGCTGGGATGCGAAAAGTAGTGATGGTAAGGCGATATCAACTGGTTTTTATATTTGTCGAATAAAATGTGAAGATAAAATTTATGATTCGATAAATATGATATATATGAAATAACAGTGCTTTTCGATAAAATTTCAAAAGTCTTATATTATTAAAGACAACAAGTTTACCGATTGTAATTTTTTACTAAATTGAGTAAAATTAGTGGTTTCTTAAGAAATGAGAAAGGGAGGTACAGAATGAGAATAGGTATATTGACAGGTGGTGGTGATGTCCCGGGGTTGAACCCAGCGATTCGTGCGATTACATTAAGAGCTATTAGGGAAGGATATGAGGTTATTGGAATTAGAAGAGGTTGGGCTGGATTAGTTGAGATGGTCAGGGATAAGGATTATGATAATTCAAATAATTTTCAGAGGCTGACGGAAGATGTTGTTAACAGAGTTGGTAGAACAGGTGGGACTTTCTTACACACATCGAGAACTAATCCCAGCAAGGTGCCCGCAGATGCAGTTCCTGAACATTTAAAAGATAGATTTAATGGAGAGGTTAATGACTTAACAGAAGAGGTATTGAAAAATCTCGAATGGCTGGGTCTGGACTATCTAATTCCAATTGGTGGCGATGATACACTGAGTTATGGTGTAAGATTGCATAAAGAGGGTTTTAAAGTTGTGGCTATGCCAAAGACAATGGATAATGACGTCCCGGGTACTGATTATTGTATTGGTTTTAGCACATGTGTTACAAGAACACTTTCTCTAACTCATAGCTTGAGAACATCGGCAGGAAGCCATGAAAGGATATTGGTAATAGAAGTATTCGGTAGGTATGCAGGATTTACTGCTTTATTACCTACTATGGCAGGTGCAGCGAACAGGTGTGTAATACCTGAGTATAAGTTTAATATCGAGAAGTTGACGGAGCTTTTAATTGAGGATAGGTTAACCAATCCCAGCAGATATTCTGTAGTGCTGGTCTCTGAAGGTGCTATGTTCGAAGGTGGGGAGATGGTTTTTATGAGTGAAGAGGCTGATATGTTCGGACATAAAAAACTTGGTGGTATTGGTGATGTTATAGCTGATAGAATAAAGAAATTGTCCGCTAGGTATAATAATGGGAAAAAGATAAATGTTATCAGTCAGAAACTGGGATATCTAGTTAGATGTGGAGATCCTGATGCCATAGATTCTATTGTACCGATGGCATATGGGAACATTGCATTTGACTTGATTACCAGAGGGGTTTCGGGTAGACTTGTAGGTGTAAGACAGGGTAAATATACTGACGTTCCGCTGGATATTGTTACAAGTAAAAAGAAAGCGGTTGATGTTGAAAAATATTATAATACCGAAAGGTTAAGACCTAAATATATCGGTTTTGAAGGTAATCCAATGTTGATAATATCTGATGAGGATTGATATAATGGTTAAGATTATAATAAAAGTAAAAAATATAGTATGTTTAGCATTTAATTGAATCTTTAAGAAGGAAAGGGCGAGTATTATACTCGCCCTTTGTTTATTGTATTATAAAAAGAAATGGAGAGTTAGTCATGAAAAAAAATATGCAGAGTATGGATGGAAATACCGCTGCGGCTCATGTTGCATATGCTTTAACAGAGGTCGCGGCGATTTATCCCATTACGCCGTCTTCCCCAATGGGGGAACTTGTTGATGAATGGTCTGCAAAAGGATTGAAGAATATATTTGAGCAAACTGTAAAAGTTGTTGAAATGCAGAGCGAAGCCGGAGCTGCTGGAGCTGTTCATGGTTCATTGGCAGCGGGATCATTGACTACAACATTTACCGCTTCCCAGGGACTTTTGCTGATGATACCTAATATGTTCAAAATAGCAGGAGAATTGTTACCTGGTGTTTTTCATGTTTCTGCAAGGGTTGTCGCTACTCAAGCTCTTTCTATCTTTGGTGATCATTCTGATGTAATGGCTGCGAGAGCAACGGGCTTTTGTATGCTGGCTTCAGGTTCTGTTCAGGAGGTTATGGACTTAGCATTGGTTGCACATCTTTCGGCAATCAAATCAAGTTTACCTTTTCTCCATTTTTTTGACGGTTTTAGAACAAGTCACGAGATACAAAAAATAGATGTGATAGATTATGATACTATTAAAGGGCTTGTAGATGAAGAGGCGATTGAGAAATTTAGACAGAGAT
The sequence above is drawn from the Candidatus Neomarinimicrobiota bacterium genome and encodes:
- a CDS encoding ATP-dependent 6-phosphofructokinase, with product MRIGILTGGGDVPGLNPAIRAITLRAIREGYEVIGIRRGWAGLVEMVRDKDYDNSNNFQRLTEDVVNRVGRTGGTFLHTSRTNPSKVPADAVPEHLKDRFNGEVNDLTEEVLKNLEWLGLDYLIPIGGDDTLSYGVRLHKEGFKVVAMPKTMDNDVPGTDYCIGFSTCVTRTLSLTHSLRTSAGSHERILVIEVFGRYAGFTALLPTMAGAANRCVIPEYKFNIEKLTELLIEDRLTNPSRYSVVLVSEGAMFEGGEMVFMSEEADMFGHKKLGGIGDVIADRIKKLSARYNNGKKINVISQKLGYLVRCGDPDAIDSIVPMAYGNIAFDLITRGVSGRLVGVRQGKYTDVPLDIVTSKKKAVDVEKYYNTERLRPKYIGFEGNPMLIISDED
- a CDS encoding cellulase family glycosylhydrolase, producing MRSSLFKTIFVEFLMITFLFSLLRGQFNRGVNLTMWFQAGSPREIQFNKFTKEDIENIKSLDCDVIRLPINLHAMTTGAPDYTIDPLFWFFLDSVIVWAEELNINLILDNHSFDPSENTSVKIGEVLKPVWRQIAERYKDRSELIYYEILNEPHGIDKDTWNNIQGEVIEEIRKIDTSHTIVVTGTDWGGIDGLKNVQIYEDKNLIYSFHFYEPFLFTHQGANWVDPSMDQIVRIPFPYNADEMPKLPSKYEGTWIEEKYNSYPSQGNENWIKNRLMEVVNFRDSKNIKVFCGEFGVYMKNSENEDRVKWYKVVREFFEDHKIPWTMWDYKGGFGLFEKGSNELFEYDLNVPLLKALKLNVPEQKEFKIVPDSVGFNIYDDYPGKMIEMAGWNEGYLDLYNSDAAIGNFCIYWTNAKRYNSIAFNFLIDKDLTYLLENNYFLVMYIKGNSPNTEIDIRFVDTKESDEDHPWRKKYTIDDNVVSWDGTWQNIAISLSDFVDGGSWDNGKWYEPVPGAFDWGKVDLFEIVAEHRNLDDAELWFDGIAIKNEFSIRDEPASIPERIVLYQNFPNPFNDRTIIKFYLPKYLNVNVEIYDLMGRKIAQIFEGYYGKGLYELSWDAKSSDGKAISTGFYICRIKCEDKIYDSINMIYMK